A single region of the Salvia miltiorrhiza cultivar Shanhuang (shh) chromosome 8, IMPLAD_Smil_shh, whole genome shotgun sequence genome encodes:
- the LOC130999592 gene encoding ruBisCO large subunit-binding protein subunit beta, chloroplastic → MASTFSGLSSVGSLAAPGSRVLDDKIAVSSSRLSSLASISSSSLGRRKNVVLSKTRPSQITAAAKDLYFNKDGSAIKRLQVGVNKLADLVGVTLGPKGRNVVLESKYGAPKIVNDGVTVAREVELEDPVENIGAKLVRQAAAKTNDLAGDGTTTSVVLAQGLIAEGVKVVAAGANPVLITRGIEKTTKALVAELKAISKEVEDSELADVAAVSAGNNYEVGNMIAEALSKVGRKGVVTLEEGRSAENNLYVVEGMQFDRGYISPYFVTDSEKMTVEYDNCKLLLVDKKITNARDLINVLEDAIRGSYPVLIIAEDIEQEALGTLVVNKLRGALKVAALKAPGFGERKSQYLDDIATLTGGTVIREEVGLTLDKADKEVLGHAAKVVLTKDSTTIVGDGSTQDAVNKRVSQIRNLIEAADQDYEKEKLNERIAKLSGGVAVIQVGAQTETELKEKKLRVEDALNATKAAVEEGIVVGGGCTLLRLASKVDAIKETLDNVEEKVGADIVKRALSYPLKLIAKNAGVNGSVVSEKVLSSENPKYGYNAATGQYEDLMAAGIIDPTKVVRCCLEHASSVAKTFLMSDCVVVEIKEPEPVVAGNPMDNSGYGY, encoded by the exons ATGGCGTCAACTTTTTCTGGCCTGTCCTCAGTCGGTTCATTGGCTGCCCCGGGCAGCAGGGTGCTTGATGATAAAATCGCAGTTTCATCGAGCAGGTTGTCGTCTCTTGCTTCTATATCCTCTAGTTCGCTTGGGAGGAGAAAGAACGTGGTCCTCAGCAAAACACGCCCTTCTCAGATAACAGCTGCTGCCAAGGACTTGTACTTCAACAAGGATGGCTCAGCCATCAAGAGACTTCAG GTTGGTGTTAACAAACTCGCGGATCTAGTTGGTGTCACACTTGGACCCAAGGGGAGGAATGTGGTTCTTGAAAGCAAGTATGGTGCCCCCAAAATTGTCAATGATGGAGTTACTGTGGCTCGAGAG GTTGAGTTGGAAGATCCAGTTGAGAACATAGGAGCTAAATTGGTTCGACAAGCAGCTGCCAAGACAAACGACCTTGCTGGGGATGGGACAACAACATCTGTTGTTCTTGCACAAGGGCTTATTGCCGAAGGTGTTAAG GTAGTTGCAGCTGGAGCAAACCCTGTCCTTATTACTAGAGGAATTGAAAAGACTACCAAAGCATTGGTTGCTGAACTGAAAGCGATCTCAAAAGAG GTTGAAGATAGTGAACTAGCAGATGTTGCTGCTGTAAGTGCAGGAAACAACTATGAAGTGGGAAATATGATAGCTGAGGCTTTGAGCAAAGTTGGTAGGAAAGGTGTGGTTACTCTCGAAGAGGGCCGAAGTGCAGAAAACAATCTTTATGTTGTTGAAGGAATGCAGTTTGACCGTGGCTACATCTCTCCCTACTTTGTGACCGACAGCGAGAAAATGACTGTTGAGTATGATAACTGCAAG TTGTTGCTTGTCGACAAGAAAATAACAAATGCAAGAGATCTCATTAATGTCTTGGAAGATGCCATTAGAGGTAGTTATCCTGTGTTGATAATTGCTGAAGATATTGAGCAAGAAGCTCTAGGAACTCTTGTTGTGAACAAGCTGAGGGGGGCACTGAAAGTTGCCGCTCTTAAAGCTCCTGGATTTGGGGAGAGAAAGAGTCAGTATCTTGATGACATTGCTACTTTGACTGGAG GAACTGTGATCAGGGAGGAAGTCGGGCTAACCTTAGACAAGGCCGATAAGGAGGTTTTGGGCCATGCTGCCAAGGTGGTGTTGACTAAGGATTCCACTACAATAGTTGGGGATGGAAGTACTCAGGATGCCGTAAACAAACGTGTCTCTCAAATAAGGAACCTCATTGAG GCGGCTGATCAAGATTACGAGAAGGAAAAACTAAATGAAAGAATCGCAAAGCTATCCGGAGGGGTTGCTGTGATTCAG GTCGGAGCGCAAACTGAGACAGAGCTGAAGGAGAAGAAACTTAGAGTAGAAGACGCACTCAACGCCACTAAG GCTGCTGTCGAGGAAGGAATTGTCGTTGGAGGTGGATGCACGCTATTGAGGCTTGCATCCAAAGTCGATGCTATCAAGGAAACTCTAGATAATGTTGAGGAGAAG GTTGGAGCAGACATTGTGAAAAGAGCTTTGAGTTATCCATTGAAATTGATAGCCAAGAATGCTGGTGTTAATGGAAGTGTTGTTAGTGAAAAG GTGCTGTCAAGCGAAAACCCTAAATACGGATACAACGCCGCAACTGGACAGTACGAAGATCTCATGGCTGCTGGAATCATCGATCCAACGAAGGTGGTGAGGTGTTGCTTAGAGCACGCATCTTCGGTGGCAAAGACTTTCTTGATGTCGGACTGCGTCGTGGTGGAGATCAAGGAGCCCGAGCCAGTCGTGGCAGGGAACCCGATGGACAACTCAG GGTATGGTTACTAA
- the LOC130999598 gene encoding probable serine/threonine-protein kinase PBL16, translated as MGNCWCGWEPLIYRVSSNAKSDDGPPPPVKVRKDERKLPSNPEEVEDLRRCTSSKPLTVFTFKELKTITSNFRQDYMLGGGGFGSVYKGYISEEIQGLQPLTVAVKVHDGDNSSQGHREWLAEVIFLGQLSHPNLVKLIGYCCENEHRVLIYEYMPRGSVENHLFSRVLLPLPWSTRMKIAFGAAKGLAFLHEAEKPVIYRDFKTSNILLDEEYNAKLSDFGLAKDGPEGDKTHVSTRIMGTYGYAAPEYIMTGHLTPRSDVYSFGVVLLELVTGRKSLDRSRPAREQNLTEWAIPLLKEKKKVLDIVDARLGGDYPVKGVQKAAMLAYHCLNRNPKARPLMRDIVDSLEPLQLEAAHNLSFTIYSSPSSNSG; from the exons ATGGGGAATTGTTGGTGTGGGTGGGAACCCTTGATTTACAGGGTTTCTTCCAACGCAAAATCTG ATGATGGCCCCCCACCCCCAGTAAAGGTGAGGAAGGATGAGAGAAAACTACCATCAAATCCTGAAGAAGTAGAAGACCTGCGTCGCTGCACCTCCTCCAAACCTCTAACTGTTTTCACATTCAAGGAGCTTAAGACAATCACCTCAAATTTCAGACAAGATTACATGTTGGGAGGAGGTGGTTTTGGGAGTGTGTACAAAGGCTACATTTCTGAAGAAATACAAGGCCTTCAGCCCCTCACAGTTGCTGTTAAGGTTCATGATGGAGACAACAGCTCTCAAGGTCATAGGGAATGGCTG GCTGAGGTTATCTTCTTGGGCCAGCTCTCTCATCCAAATCTTGTCAAGTTGATCGGCTATTGCTGCGAAAACGAACACCGTGTTCTCATCTATGAGTACATGCCTAGAGGCAGTGTTGAAAACCATCTCTTTTCCA GAGTGCTGCTTCCTCTGCCTTGGTCTACTAGAATGAAGATAGCCTTTGGTGCAGCTAAGGGGCTGGCTTTTCTGCACGAAGCAGAGAAGCCCGTCATCTACCGCGACTTCAAGACATCCAACATCTTGTTGGACGAGGAATACAACGCGAAGCTCTCTGATTTTGGGCTTGCCAAGGACGGGCCGGAGGGGGACAAGACTCATGTCTCCACTCGCATAATGGGCACGTATGGCTACGCTGCGCCCGAGTACATAATGACAGGCCACCTGACTCCCAGGAGCGACGTGTACAGCTTTGGGGTCGTGCTCCTGGAGCTCGTGACGGGCAGGAAGTCCTTGGACCGGTCAAGGCCAGCACGAGAGCAGAACCTCACGGAGTGGGCTATCCCGTTGctcaaggagaagaagaaggtcCTCGACATCGTGGATGCTAGGCTCGGGGGAGACTATCCGGTTAAGGGTGTGCAGAAGGCAGCCATGCTGGCTTACCACTGCCTCAACCGCAACCCAAAGGCGCGGCCGCTCATGCGAGACATAGTGGATTCATTAGAGCCTCTGCAGCTTGAGGCTGCTCACAACCTTTCCTTCACTATATATAGTAGTCCCAGCTCCAATTCTGGCTAG
- the LOC130999594 gene encoding subtilisin-like protease SBT3.18, with protein sequence MKVCCEIEAMATGLQCFWGLSLSLSLSLCLIHAISTTPHVYIVYLGKVQHSDPLRAHEHHLRHLGSVFHSNEEAKEAMVHSYKLSLSGFAATLNATQAAILTNRKGVISVFRSRTLKLHTTRSWDFMGLTLPLHGQGQGQLPLQLTHGDDVVVAVFDSGVWPESGSFKEEAGMGPVPKQWKGACDGGEAFDAEKHCNKKLIGARYFKAGFERSYGKINKTRNPEYLSARDILGHGTHTAATAVGSRVKNVDLFGAAGGVARGGAPRARLAVYKVCWNRGGDGACTEADVLAAFDQALHDGVHVISASIGRRLPLRLNSAAGVGSFHAMQAGVSVVFAAGNSGPDLSTVDNVFPWSISVAASTVDRTFPTEILLHNATSFLGEGLVTKCISGALARTRDFFYNGICDMDNRNLTGRSASGLILLCFSDDGSEVLSMRAEYAASQINAAALIFVQPITRPLAVLSIIPLVRIDIIQGTKLGQLSYGTKMRILPSETVIKRSPAPVVAAFSSRGPSSISPDFLKPDISAPGVNILAAWSPKSPPTTFSGDNRSVEWNMLSGTSMSCPHVSGVVALLKSAHPHWSPAAIRSALLTTAYNVDIYGDDIAIEASEKSADPFDIGSGHIDPLKALDPGLVYDATTTDYVHFLCNMGYSEAQIQAMLICPILTITCPDKPEPNWNINYPSITMSDLRYATTVKRSVRNVGHSKTGVYYVSVVKPHGVEVVVWPRVLVFSPFKEEITYHVTMSPLKISQGRYDFGSIMWSDGFHHVRSPLVVQVNTNAALTATIVDA encoded by the exons ATGAAGGTGTGTTGTGAAATTGAGGCAATGGCTACTGGTTTGCAGTGTTTTTGGGGGCTGTCTCTCTCACTTTCACTTTCACTTTGTTTGATTCATGCAATATCCACTACTCCTCAT GTTTACATTGTCTACTTAGGGAAAGTCCAGCATTCCGATCCTCTACGTGCACACGAGCATCATCTTCGCCACCTTGGCAGCGTATTCCATAGCAACGAAGAAGCAAAGGAGGCAATGGTCCATAGCTACAAGCTTTCCTTGTCTGGATTTGCTGCAACTCTCAATGCAACCCAAGCAGCCATCTTGACAA ATAGGAAAGGCGTGATCTCGGTGTTCCGGAGCAGGACACTGAAGCTGCACACCACCAGAAGCTGGGATTTCATGGGACTTACCCTGCCCCTGCACGGACAGGGACAGGGGCAACTACCATTGCAGCTCACCCATGGAGACGACGTCGTTGTCGCTGTCTTTGACTCAG GTGTGTGGCCGGAGTCGGGTAGCTTCAAGGAGGAGGCCGGCATGGGGCCGGTGCCGAAGCAGTGGAAGGGAGCATGCGACGGCGGAGAAGCGTTCGACGCCGAGAAACACTGCAACAAGAAGCTCATCGGAGCCAGATATTTCAAGGCAGGTTTCGAGAGATCCTACGGCAAGATCAACAAGACACGCAATCCCGAATACCTCTCGGCTCGAGACATCCTCGGACACGGAACACACAccgccgccaccgccgtcgGATCCAGAGTGAAGAACGTCGATCTGTTCGGGGCTGCGGGCGGCGTGGCCCGCGGCGGCGCTCCCAGGGCGAGGCTGGCGGTGTACAAAGTGTGCTGGAACCGCGGCGGCGACGGGGCGTGCACCGAAGCGGACGTGCTGGCGGCCTTCGACCAGGCGCTGCACGACGGCGTGCACGTGATATCGGCGTCGATCGGGCGGAGGCTGCCGCTGAGGCTGAACTCGGCGGCGGGGGTGGGGTCCTTCCACGCGATGCAGGCCGGGGTGAGCGTGGTGTTTGCGGCGGGGAATTCGGGGCCGGATTTGTCCACCGTTGATAACGTGTTTCCGTGGAGCATCTCCGTCGCTGCTTCCACCGTTGATCGGACTTTCCCCACCGAGATTTTGCTCCACAACGCCACCTCTTTCCTC GGTGAAGGTTTGGTAACCAAATGTATAAGCGGAGCACTAGCAAGAACtagagattttttttacaaCGG GATTTGTGATATGGATAACCGGAATCTAACGGGTCGATCGGCGTCGGGTTTGATACTCCTTTGCTTCTCGGACGACGGATCGGAGGTGTTGAGCATGAGAGCGGAGTATGCAGCAAGCCAAATAAACGCAGCAGCGCTCATCTTTGTGCAGCCAATAACCAGACCTCTTGCTGTTCTAAGCATAATACCCCTTGTACGAATAGACATAATTCAAGGCACAAAATTGGGCCAACTAAGCTA TGGCACCAAGATGCGCATCCTGCCGAGTGAAACGGTCATAAAAAGGTCGCCGGCGCCTGTGGTTGCGGCTTTTTCCTCGAGAGGTCCTAGCTCTATTTCGCCGGATTTTCTCAag CCGGACATTAGTGCACCGGGAGTAAACATATTGGCGGCATGGTCGCCCAAGAGTCCTCCGACGACATTTTCCGGCGATAATCGATCGGTTGAATGGAATATGTTATCGGGAACGTCTATGTCATGTCCCCATGTCTCCGGTGTCGTCGCGCTTCTCAAGTCTGCACATCCACATTGGTCTCCTGCTGCAATTAGATCTGCCCTCTTGACAACAG CTTACAACGTGGACATATATGGCGACGACATAGCAATTGAAGCGTCGGAGAAATCTGCGGATCCGTTCGACATCGGATCGGGACACATTGATCCACTAAAGGCCTTAGATCCGGGACTTGTCTACGACGCCACAACGACGGACTATGTTCATTTTCTATGCAACATGGGGTATTCCGAAGCCCAAATACAAGCCATGCTCATCTGCCCAATACTAACAATCACGTGCCCGGACAAGCCCGAGCCCAACTGGAACATAAACTACCCATCCATCACCATGTCGGACCTCAGGTACGCCACCACGGTCAAGAGAAGTGTGAGAAACGTGGGGCATTCCAAAACGGGTGTGTACTATGTTAGCGTGGTGAAACCACATGGCGTTGAGGTTGTGGTTTGGCCCAGAGTGTTGGTGTTTTCCCCTTTTAAAGAGGAGATTACGTATCACGTGACTATGAGTCCGCTCAAGATATCTCAAGGTAGATATGATTTCGGGTCTATTATGTGGTCCGATGGATTCCATCATGTTAGAAGCCCTCTGGTTGTGCAGGTCAATACTAATGCGGCTCTGACCGCCACTATTGTTGATGCGTGA
- the LOC130998839 gene encoding uncharacterized protein LOC130998839, which produces MSKKPTTTNLNSPHPTHPTYNCGASAHLLSLFAASGAATTLSRHRRGAPTAAHALQPCVHQHQQQAATPSSPLFHLPISPTAAASRRRSSRSSSRFLSWQNAILAAVHENFSSQQICIFSNTCTLNHCDRYDGMINKRYQLILNVVDSTNNASLLLWDKDAVVLVGKKAVQISMDEKEAVDASEKIVMFKIQMRSESSFVEDKPYTVTKTCMDQVVINQFWKDDDVSGDSGIAEVDLSKKAYLEQCESLT; this is translated from the exons ATGAGTAAAAAG CCCACGACAACAAACCTCAATTCCCCTCATCCCACCCACCCCACCTACAACTGCGGCGCCTCTGCCcacctcctctctctcttcgccgcctccggcgcagCCACCACACTGTCGCGGCACCGGCGCGGCGCGCCAACAGCAGCCCACGCCCTACAGCCCTGCGTGCACCAGCACCAGCAGCAGGCAGCAACCCCGTCTTCTCCCCTGTTCCACCTCCCCATCTCCCCCACGGCCGCCGCCAGCCGACGTCGGTCCAGTAGGAGCAGCAGCCGATTCCTCTCCTGGCAgaat GCCATACTGGCTGCAGTACATGAGAATTTCTCATCTCAACAAATATGCATATTCAGTAACACCTGCACGCTAAA TCACTGTGACAGATATGACGGAATGATTAATAAGAG ATACCAGTTGATACTGAATGTGGTTGATTCGACCAATAATGCTTCTTTGCTGCTTTGGGATAAAGATGCTGTTGTTTTGGTTGGGAAAAAAGCTGTGCAAATTTCAATGGATGAGAAAGAAGCTGTTGATGCAAGTGAGAAGATTGTAATGTTTAAGATACAGATGAGATCAGAATCCTCCTTTGTAGAGGACAAACCATACACTGTGACTAAGACTTGCATGGACCAAGTGGTTATTAATCAGTTTTGGAAAGATGATGATGTTTCTGGGGATTCTGGCATCGCAGAAGTTGATCTGTCTAAAAAGGCTTATTTGGAGCAGTGCGAGTCTCTCACTTAG
- the LOC130998840 gene encoding subtilisin-like protease SBT3.18, which yields MSCPHVSGVVALLKSTHPHWSPVAIRSALLTTAYNVDIYGDDIAIEASEKSADPFDIGLGHINPLKALDPGLVYDATMTDYVHFLCNMGYSEAQIQAMHICPLLIIMCPDKPEPNWNINYPSITVWDLRYATTVKRSVRNVGHSKTGVYYVSVVKPHGLEVVVWPKVLVFSPFKEEITYHVTMSPLKISQGRYDFGSIMWSDGFHHVRSPLVVQVNTNAPLTATIVNASNSLSDI from the exons ATGTCATGTCCCCATGTCTCCGGTGTCGTCGCGCTTCTCAAATCTACACATCCACATTGGTCTCCTGTTGCAATTAGATCCGCCCTCTTGACAACAG CTTACAACGTGGACATATATGGCGACGATATAGCAATTGAAGCGTCGGAGAAATCTGCGGATCCGTTCGACATCGGATTGGGACACATTAATCCACTAAAGGCCTTGGATCCGGGGCTTGTCTACGATGCCACAATGACGGACTATGTTCATTTTCTATGCAACATGGGGTATTCCGAAGCCCAAATACAAGCCATGCACATCTGCCCATTACTAATAATCATGTGCCCGGACAAGCCCGAGCCCAACTGGAACATAAACTACCCATCCATCACTGTGTGGGACCTCAGGTACGCCACCACGGTCAAGAGAAGTGTGAGAAACGTGGGGCATTCCAAAACGGGTGTGTACTACGTTAGCGTGGTGAAACCACATGGCCTTGAGGTTGTGGTTTGGCCCAAAGTGTTGGTGTTTTCCCCTTTTAAAGAGGAGATAACGTATCACGTGACTATGAGTCCGCTCAAGATATCTCAAGGTAGATATGATTTCGGCTCCATTATGTGGTCCGATGGATTCCATCATGTTAGAAGCCCGCTGGTTGTGCAGGTCAATACTAATGCGCCTCTCACCGCCACTATTGTTAATGCGTCAAACTCTCTCTCGGATATATGA